From Neobacillus sp. PS2-9, the proteins below share one genomic window:
- a CDS encoding aminodeoxychorismate lyase: MRINLLSSFAAGILLTTSICSVVYLTNDHVSKNTKVTDKTITVQPSVKEMEKKLVAKGYIVQKKADFDKKESTTKQTAKETTTKKAATENDKPSKTVVTVNVTEGMTSFDVGKMLIPSKIVSDAFEFSQIIEQRGLSNKLRPGTYVVDTEMTFDQVLSTIFK; the protein is encoded by the coding sequence ATGAGAATTAACTTATTAAGCAGCTTTGCAGCAGGTATTCTACTTACCACAAGTATTTGTAGCGTCGTGTACCTTACGAATGATCATGTATCTAAAAATACAAAGGTAACCGACAAAACCATAACCGTGCAACCATCTGTAAAAGAAATGGAAAAGAAGCTGGTAGCTAAAGGCTATATCGTACAAAAGAAAGCAGATTTTGATAAAAAGGAATCGACAACAAAGCAGACAGCAAAGGAAACGACAACAAAAAAGGCAGCAACAGAAAACGATAAGCCTTCTAAAACAGTAGTAACCGTTAACGTAACCGAGGGGATGACAAGTTTCGATGTAGGAAAAATGCTTATTCCATCTAAAATCGTTTCAGACGCTTTCGAGTTTTCTCAAATCATAGAGCAAAGAGGACTTTCCAACAAATTGCGGCCGGGGACATATGTAGTAGATACTGAAATGACATTCGACCAAGTTCTTTCAACTATTTTTAAGTAA
- a CDS encoding DUF2062 domain-containing protein, translating to MTNKRKKYNFIQRLGRAFKYNFIKLLRSPGGARKVSLGFAIGFGMEMVVLSSASLIYILFLPVVRLAKGSLPAAIIGNVIGKLTFLPVLLLPFAKKIGKIIFPMKVKLGHNTPFSFQSLLHGDFRGVISLLHGGVHVLIGMAIFGVVFGVISYFIVHYFYEKEKTKRLNRILNKQALRKKNLENNYI from the coding sequence ATGACCAATAAACGTAAAAAATATAATTTTATTCAGCGCTTAGGACGAGCGTTCAAGTATAATTTCATAAAACTGCTACGTTCACCAGGTGGGGCTCGAAAGGTATCGCTCGGATTTGCCATTGGCTTTGGTATGGAAATGGTTGTTCTTTCCTCTGCATCACTGATATATATATTGTTTTTGCCCGTTGTTCGACTTGCCAAAGGTTCCTTGCCAGCAGCAATTATTGGAAATGTTATTGGGAAACTTACCTTTCTCCCCGTACTGTTATTACCTTTTGCAAAAAAAATCGGGAAAATTATCTTTCCAATGAAGGTTAAATTAGGACATAATACTCCATTTTCCTTTCAAAGTTTATTACACGGTGATTTTCGAGGTGTAATCAGTCTTCTTCATGGAGGAGTCCACGTGTTAATTGGAATGGCAATTTTTGGGGTCGTATTTGGCGTAATTTCTTACTTCATTGTTCATTATTTTTACGAAAAAGAAAAAACGAAGCGACTAAATAGGATCTTAAATAAACAAGCACTTCGAAAAAAAAATCTTGAAAATAATTATATTTGA
- a CDS encoding SET domain-containing protein: MFEVKKCKYGRGIFATRDIQKGELIHVAPVIISPKNEYKNLKKTILMDYVFWWGEDCALALGYGSLFNHSYTPNALYKLRKKEKTIDFFAYTDIKEGEEIKVNYNGDPDDDSEIWFDVL; the protein is encoded by the coding sequence GTGTTTGAAGTGAAGAAATGTAAATACGGTAGAGGCATATTTGCAACCCGGGATATCCAGAAGGGCGAACTTATTCATGTAGCCCCAGTCATTATATCTCCTAAGAATGAGTACAAAAATTTAAAAAAGACCATATTGATGGACTATGTATTTTGGTGGGGAGAAGACTGTGCTTTAGCATTGGGATATGGTTCTTTATTTAACCACTCCTATACACCAAATGCTTTATACAAACTCCGAAAAAAGGAGAAAACAATTGACTTTTTTGCTTACACAGATATTAAGGAAGGAGAAGAAATCAAAGTTAATTACAATGGAGACCCCGATGATGATTCAGAAATTTGGTTTGATGTCCTTTGA
- a CDS encoding SLC13 family permease codes for MKESVVIQQKKSPNLNFSLLKKDLVFTISFILAAISCFIHLPKIEYINFHVLISLFNLMLAIKALEELKVLDKFAISILNKSKNSKSVSGILILFCFFSSMLVTNDVALLTFVPLTLLISKKTKINMIDTIILQTIAANIGSSLTPMGNPQNLFIYSFYGLKPMPFFMAVSFIAVLGIGTLYFLFQRLEPKEIKVDLYPVTVGDPKKAIVWGIVLVIIIASIFGVISYPIALFITLGTACIVNATLLLKIDYLLLITFVCFFIFIGNISSTTAVQTFASMSMKDPSSVYFSSIGLSQLISNVPASILLAQFSTDWKPLLLGVNVGGLGTIIASLASVISFKLFNQANPNESKNYLIKFSIYNFAFLAFLASAQYLIFIILDIL; via the coding sequence GTGAAGGAATCTGTCGTCATTCAGCAGAAAAAAAGTCCGAATTTGAATTTTAGTCTATTAAAAAAAGACCTGGTTTTTACGATCTCCTTTATCTTAGCAGCTATAAGTTGTTTCATTCATTTACCCAAAATTGAATATATTAATTTTCATGTTTTGATAAGTTTGTTTAATTTGATGCTTGCTATAAAAGCTTTAGAAGAATTAAAGGTACTAGACAAATTTGCGATATCTATTTTGAATAAAAGTAAAAATAGTAAAAGTGTCTCAGGCATTCTTATTCTATTTTGCTTCTTTAGCTCAATGTTAGTAACAAATGATGTTGCTTTACTTACTTTTGTACCCTTAACCCTTTTAATTAGTAAAAAGACCAAAATAAATATGATTGACACCATTATTTTACAAACCATTGCCGCTAATATTGGAAGCAGCTTAACTCCAATGGGGAATCCACAAAATTTGTTTATTTATTCTTTTTACGGTTTAAAACCCATGCCGTTCTTCATGGCTGTCTCCTTTATTGCTGTGCTGGGTATAGGAACTCTTTATTTCCTTTTTCAAAGACTCGAGCCAAAAGAAATAAAAGTTGATTTATATCCTGTTACTGTTGGAGATCCAAAAAAGGCAATCGTTTGGGGAATAGTGTTAGTCATCATCATTGCATCGATATTTGGTGTAATCAGTTATCCTATCGCACTTTTCATTACACTCGGAACAGCGTGTATTGTTAACGCTACTCTTCTATTAAAAATTGATTATCTTCTGTTAATTACTTTTGTTTGTTTTTTTATTTTTATCGGAAATATTTCCAGTACAACGGCTGTACAGACCTTTGCAAGTATGAGTATGAAAGATCCTTCTTCCGTCTATTTTAGTTCGATTGGGTTAAGCCAATTGATTAGTAATGTTCCTGCTTCGATTCTACTTGCACAATTCTCTACAGACTGGAAACCATTACTGCTTGGTGTAAATGTGGGCGGATTAGGAACGATAATTGCTTCATTGGCCAGTGTTATTTCCTTTAAACTGTTTAATCAGGCAAACCCAAATGAAAGTAAAAATTATCTTATTAAATTCAGCATATATAATTTCGCATTTTTAGCATTTTTGGCCAGTGCTCAATATTTAATTTTTATTATTCTAGATATTTTGTAA
- a CDS encoding DUF3231 family protein: MELNQPIKPINLRPIQTQTSAKLTAPEMAKLWATYVGNSMSNKILQYFLQHVEDDLIKTLVENAFYLTEDFMRRIEQILNKDNFPIPKGFTKDDVNLKAPRLFEEEFYVHYIKYAAKAGMSIYGVALPIVLREDIRDFVIYCNSCTIALLTQINDILMTKGLIIKPPILPIPDKVDFVKDQSFLHGFMGKVRPLHALEVTHLYDNIENNVTSKALILAFSQVARNEKVKQLFIRGTEITDRAVSSYKEKLHKDNLPSPSLLDHLVTESKIAPFSDKLMLFHKVDMFSMKIRAFGNSVAVNGRRDISLLYARSLKSIALFVDDGANILIENGWMEQPPQAADREDLL, encoded by the coding sequence ATGGAATTGAATCAACCCATTAAACCGATTAACTTACGTCCAATTCAAACGCAGACGAGTGCAAAATTAACCGCTCCGGAAATGGCAAAACTTTGGGCAACTTACGTTGGCAATAGTATGTCAAATAAAATATTACAATACTTCCTGCAACACGTTGAAGATGATTTAATTAAGACCTTAGTAGAAAATGCTTTTTATTTAACTGAGGATTTTATGCGAAGAATTGAACAAATACTAAATAAAGATAACTTTCCTATTCCAAAAGGTTTTACAAAAGATGATGTTAATTTGAAAGCTCCTCGGCTATTTGAAGAAGAATTTTATGTTCATTATATAAAGTATGCTGCAAAGGCAGGTATGAGTATATATGGCGTTGCACTTCCAATCGTGTTACGTGAGGATATTAGAGATTTTGTTATATATTGTAATTCTTGTACCATTGCTCTTTTAACACAAATAAATGATATTTTAATGACAAAGGGGCTAATTATTAAACCACCTATTCTTCCCATTCCCGATAAAGTGGACTTTGTTAAGGACCAAAGTTTTTTACATGGGTTTATGGGTAAAGTTAGACCTCTACATGCACTAGAAGTCACTCACCTTTACGATAATATTGAAAACAATGTCACAAGTAAAGCATTGATACTAGCATTTAGCCAAGTTGCCAGAAACGAAAAAGTCAAACAGTTGTTTATTCGGGGGACTGAAATCACAGATAGAGCAGTGTCCAGTTATAAAGAAAAACTTCATAAAGATAACTTACCCTCTCCATCACTTTTAGATCATTTGGTAACGGAATCGAAGATTGCTCCTTTTTCAGACAAACTCATGCTCTTTCACAAAGTGGATATGTTTTCAATGAAAATAAGAGCATTTGGAAATTCAGTAGCAGTAAATGGGCGACGAGATATAAGCTTGCTGTATGCGCGCTCACTCAAGAGCATAGCTTTGTTTGTCGATGATGGTGCTAATATCCTGATTGAAAATGGCTGGATGGAACAGCCACCACAAGCTGCTGATAGAGAAGATTTGTTGTAA
- a CDS encoding alpha/beta-type small acid-soluble spore protein, with translation MARNKLLVPGAENVLDQMKEEIASEFGVQLGADTTARANGSVGGEMTKRLVAYAEQTLRNQQGQ, from the coding sequence ATGGCAAGAAACAAACTTTTGGTTCCTGGTGCAGAGAATGTTCTGGATCAAATGAAGGAAGAAATCGCCAGCGAGTTTGGAGTTCAACTTGGTGCTGATACAACCGCACGAGCAAACGGTTCCGTAGGCGGTGAAATGACAAAACGTCTTGTCGCTTACGCTGAACAAACATTAAGAAATCAACAAGGTCAATAA
- a CDS encoding spore germination protein: MKSDDFVHYCYPVQNHHYWISYYQTIVDPDVLHKDIMCYLEKTSGNSLESVKSVIPIENIIITSDVNTIRNKLHSGYVVIQLEGYDPSCLLVQSESHQSRTISMPEVEFSVVGPKEAFVEALNININLVRKRLPVQELTVKQFEIGRLSKTNIAVLYVDGIANEENVNTVIQRVSEIDFDQIIDSSFITQIISDNHKSLFPQLVDTERPDRVVAVLAEGKVVIIVDGSPHALIGPTSLVEFFSAFEDYYLNPLIASTFRIIRLFAVSFSILVTPIYVAALTFHYEMIPKDLMGTLITSRRGVPLPPILEAVFLELTIELLREAGARLPTKVGQTIGIVGGIVIGTASVEAGLTSNVLLIIVALAALASFTTPVYQMGNTIRLLRFPFLLFANIYGMLGVVICFCYMLTHLLRLTSLGRPFLEPLYPSRLQDLKDAIFRFPFSASAKRPIKLQTENPLRFNPKKAKENKDVDE; this comes from the coding sequence ATGAAATCAGATGACTTTGTTCACTACTGTTACCCAGTACAGAACCACCATTACTGGATTTCTTATTATCAAACTATTGTGGATCCAGATGTTTTACATAAAGATATTATGTGTTATTTAGAAAAAACAAGCGGAAACTCACTAGAAAGTGTAAAATCGGTCATTCCAATAGAGAATATCATTATTACAAGTGATGTCAACACAATAAGAAATAAACTGCATTCAGGTTACGTAGTAATTCAATTAGAAGGTTATGATCCTTCCTGTTTGTTGGTTCAATCAGAATCCCATCAGTCTCGTACCATTTCCATGCCAGAAGTGGAGTTTTCAGTTGTAGGGCCGAAGGAAGCATTCGTAGAAGCTTTAAATATTAATATCAATTTAGTGAGAAAAAGATTACCTGTTCAGGAATTGACAGTTAAGCAATTTGAAATTGGCAGATTATCTAAAACAAATATTGCTGTTTTGTATGTTGATGGTATTGCTAATGAGGAAAATGTCAATACGGTCATACAAAGGGTATCTGAGATTGATTTTGACCAAATTATCGACAGCTCCTTTATTACACAGATCATTTCAGATAATCATAAATCATTATTTCCACAATTAGTTGATACAGAAAGACCCGATCGTGTAGTTGCCGTATTGGCCGAGGGAAAGGTTGTCATTATTGTTGATGGCTCTCCTCATGCTTTAATTGGACCCACTTCTTTAGTGGAATTTTTCTCTGCCTTTGAGGATTATTATTTAAATCCATTAATTGCGTCAACTTTTCGAATCATTCGATTATTTGCCGTAAGCTTCTCCATCTTAGTTACTCCAATTTATGTGGCGGCGTTGACTTTTCATTATGAAATGATACCAAAGGATTTAATGGGGACACTTATTACTTCAAGAAGGGGAGTTCCACTCCCACCTATATTAGAAGCAGTTTTTCTCGAATTAACGATTGAACTATTAAGAGAAGCGGGTGCCAGACTTCCAACAAAGGTAGGACAAACAATTGGTATCGTTGGAGGGATTGTAATTGGGACCGCTTCAGTTGAAGCTGGTTTAACTAGTAATGTCCTTCTAATTATTGTTGCTCTGGCTGCCCTTGCGTCGTTTACGACTCCTGTTTATCAAATGGGTAACACGATTCGTTTACTCCGCTTTCCGTTTCTATTATTTGCTAATATTTATGGAATGCTTGGTGTGGTTATTTGCTTTTGTTACATGTTAACCCATTTACTTAGATTAACTTCATTAGGGAGACCATTTTTAGAGCCGTTATATCCTAGTCGTTTACAAGATCTAAAAGATGCGATCTTTAGGTTTCCGTTCTCAGCTAGTGCTAAGAGACCTATTAAACTCCAAACAGAAAATCCATTACGTTTTAATCCCAAAAAAGCAAAAGAAAATAAAGATGTTGATGAGTGA
- a CDS encoding GerAB/ArcD/ProY family transporter: protein MQSTVEERFQVSPYLVFFLVNSIQIGVGILTFQSEIVRWAGNDAWISILLTGTFIHVLIWMMFHVLNKEGTDVLAINQKIFGKWIGNLLNIAILLYFLLIAIVVIRVYFEVIQVWMFPRISLFSLCLFFLPLLYYIVEGGFRIVTGICFFGVTLPLYLVLTLLFPLQFAHGENLLPIWNHSIKEILLSSKGMVISYIGFSTLFIYYPFIKEPKKSQKWAQFGIAFSTFLYLSTYLVTIIFYSEEQLISNLWPTLGLWKIMKMPFVERFEYIGISSWALVILPNISLALWCFMRGMKRIFGVKQRIILLIALMIILSMVTLIKGYNQIRQLSEILSYGGYIMMGGYIPFIFISHFIYSKVKKQNE from the coding sequence ATGCAATCAACTGTTGAAGAAAGATTCCAGGTTTCACCTTATCTAGTTTTTTTCTTAGTTAATTCCATTCAAATTGGAGTGGGGATTCTTACATTTCAATCTGAAATTGTAAGATGGGCTGGAAATGATGCCTGGATTTCGATTTTACTAACTGGTACGTTTATACACGTTTTGATTTGGATGATGTTTCACGTGTTAAATAAAGAGGGTACGGATGTCCTAGCCATTAATCAAAAAATTTTTGGAAAATGGATTGGTAACTTATTGAATATTGCTATACTGCTTTATTTTCTTTTAATTGCTATTGTGGTCATCAGAGTTTATTTTGAAGTCATTCAGGTTTGGATGTTTCCAAGAATTAGTTTATTTTCATTATGCTTGTTTTTTCTGCCACTACTTTACTACATAGTAGAAGGTGGTTTTAGAATAGTGACTGGTATTTGTTTTTTTGGAGTCACACTGCCTTTATATTTAGTTTTGACTTTATTGTTTCCATTACAATTTGCGCATGGTGAAAACTTACTTCCTATTTGGAACCATTCGATTAAGGAAATCTTGTTATCATCGAAAGGGATGGTTATTAGCTATATAGGGTTTTCCACCCTATTTATTTATTATCCTTTTATTAAAGAACCAAAAAAATCGCAGAAATGGGCACAATTTGGTATTGCATTTAGTACGTTTCTTTATTTATCCACTTATCTTGTCACAATCATATTTTATAGTGAAGAACAATTAATATCGAATCTTTGGCCGACGTTAGGTTTGTGGAAGATTATGAAAATGCCTTTTGTCGAACGCTTTGAATATATAGGAATCAGTTCATGGGCATTAGTGATACTCCCTAACATTTCTTTAGCTTTATGGTGTTTTATGAGAGGAATGAAACGGATTTTTGGTGTGAAACAACGAATCATTTTGCTGATTGCTTTAATGATCATATTAAGTATGGTGACATTAATAAAAGGGTATAACCAAATACGACAACTAAGTGAGATACTATCATATGGAGGATATATCATGATGGGAGGATACATACCATTCATTTTTATCAGTCACTTTATTTATAGCAAGGTGAAAAAACAAAATGAATAA
- a CDS encoding Ger(x)C family spore germination protein: MNKNHLLIFYFIILLVVSGCSSEQNIIDDIDLVTAVGYDYIDENHVRGTVSIPIFKPDKSITSGTYSNISTLLRENRAKLDSESNKPLLSGRLEIALYNEELAKHGIYDYLDYLNRDPSVGSHVFLAVVEGNAKDYLTKKYETQDTGIYISGILEKNIKGGTIPKTNLHQMLYKYYSKGADLFLPLLVLKDDKVKINGMALFKGDKYVGKISFKELFAFKTLVEDYKFGILPLHVQKFSADLENIKSKRHYQVDNTGSIPKVNIDIKVEGVIREYKGTKMNHEVIQRLENQFEKRLNKDYQRIISRTQTLKVDSLGIGDILNSRIRNFDFKRYKDYYPEMSIEAKVKVNITEYGVTQ, encoded by the coding sequence ATGAATAAAAATCACTTACTCATATTTTACTTTATCATTCTATTGGTAGTATCAGGTTGTTCGTCAGAACAGAATATCATTGATGATATCGATTTAGTGACAGCTGTTGGCTATGACTATATTGATGAAAATCACGTAAGAGGAACCGTGTCTATTCCTATTTTTAAGCCTGATAAATCTATTACTAGCGGAACATATTCAAATATCTCAACCTTGCTACGAGAAAATCGTGCAAAGCTGGATTCCGAATCTAATAAACCATTATTAAGCGGAAGACTAGAGATTGCCTTATATAATGAAGAGCTTGCCAAGCATGGAATATATGATTACCTCGATTACCTTAATAGAGACCCTAGTGTCGGTTCACATGTTTTTCTTGCAGTGGTTGAGGGAAATGCAAAAGATTATCTTACAAAAAAATACGAAACACAGGATACAGGCATCTATATTTCCGGTATCCTTGAGAAAAATATTAAAGGAGGGACCATTCCAAAGACAAATTTACATCAGATGCTCTATAAGTATTATTCAAAAGGTGCTGATTTGTTTCTACCCCTATTAGTATTAAAGGATGATAAGGTTAAGATTAACGGAATGGCTTTATTTAAGGGAGATAAATACGTTGGTAAAATCTCGTTTAAAGAACTTTTTGCCTTTAAAACTCTTGTTGAAGACTATAAATTTGGAATATTACCACTGCATGTTCAAAAATTCTCAGCAGATCTAGAAAATATAAAATCAAAAAGACATTATCAGGTGGATAACACAGGTTCGATTCCAAAAGTAAACATTGATATTAAGGTAGAAGGAGTAATTAGGGAATATAAAGGAACAAAAATGAATCACGAAGTTATACAAAGATTGGAGAATCAATTTGAGAAGCGGTTAAATAAAGATTATCAACGCATTATTTCAAGGACTCAAACATTAAAGGTTGATTCCCTTGGAATTGGAGATATCTTAAATAGTCGAATAAGAAACTTTGATTTTAAAAGATACAAGGATTACTATCCAGAAATGAGCATCGAAGCAAAGGTAAAAGTCAACATTACTGAGTATGGAGTTACACAATAA
- a CDS encoding MalY/PatB family protein — protein sequence MKYNFDEIVNRRGTYSVKWDGGELIKKMGLTERYDENTIPLFTADMDLPVPQPLIDALHKTVDHRIFGYSIFPNEYFEAIQHWFKKRHDWEIQKEDILFSPGTVHALTVAVRAFTQPGDGIIIQRPVYPPFTSAIEANGRELLNNALICNEDGYYQIDFADFEEKAKDEKTKMFILCNPQNPTGRIFNQDELRRLSEICEKNNVLIIADEIHGDLTRRNQIFIPIAKASDQQEHIITFTAINKTFNVAGLHCTNVIISNPEHRKTFGSVMGMHLPSPFTVSALIAVYHEGEDWLEQLKEYIDGTMEWVVEFLAERMPMVKVRIPEGTYIMWMDFSGYGLTPEEVHDRIYNKANVLLEDGKMFGEEGLHFQRICIPSPRPIIKEAFERIAREFEDLK from the coding sequence ATGAAATATAATTTTGATGAAATCGTCAACCGCAGAGGTACCTATTCCGTTAAATGGGATGGTGGTGAGTTAATTAAAAAGATGGGCCTAACGGAGAGGTATGATGAAAACACCATTCCATTATTTACAGCTGACATGGATTTACCCGTACCTCAACCATTAATCGACGCTTTACATAAGACGGTAGACCATCGAATATTTGGTTATTCCATTTTTCCTAATGAGTATTTTGAAGCGATTCAACATTGGTTCAAAAAGAGGCATGATTGGGAAATTCAGAAGGAAGACATCCTCTTTAGCCCTGGTACCGTGCATGCACTGACTGTTGCTGTAAGGGCCTTTACCCAGCCAGGAGATGGGATAATTATTCAACGTCCGGTTTACCCTCCATTTACATCCGCCATTGAAGCGAATGGCAGAGAACTATTAAACAACGCTCTTATATGTAATGAAGACGGCTATTATCAAATTGATTTTGCAGATTTTGAAGAAAAAGCAAAAGATGAAAAGACAAAAATGTTTATTTTGTGTAATCCTCAAAATCCAACAGGAAGAATCTTTAACCAGGATGAACTTAGAAGATTATCGGAGATTTGTGAAAAAAATAATGTGCTTATTATTGCAGATGAAATTCATGGAGATCTCACTCGACGAAATCAAATATTCATACCTATTGCAAAAGCTTCTGATCAGCAGGAGCATATTATTACTTTTACTGCCATCAACAAAACGTTTAATGTTGCTGGACTTCATTGTACGAACGTAATCATATCGAATCCAGAACATAGGAAAACATTCGGTAGCGTCATGGGCATGCATTTACCTTCCCCATTTACCGTTTCAGCTCTTATAGCGGTTTACCATGAGGGAGAGGATTGGTTAGAGCAATTGAAGGAATATATTGATGGGACAATGGAGTGGGTAGTTGAATTCTTGGCCGAAAGAATGCCGATGGTAAAAGTGAGAATTCCTGAAGGAACCTATATCATGTGGATGGATTTTAGCGGTTATGGATTAACACCAGAAGAAGTTCATGATCGAATCTATAATAAAGCAAATGTCTTACTTGAAGACGGAAAAATGTTTGGGGAGGAAGGCTTGCATTTCCAAAGAATTTGTATTCCTTCACCAAGACCGATTATTAAAGAAGCATTTGAACGTATCGCACGGGAATTTGAAGATTTAAAGTAG
- a CDS encoding FAD-binding oxidoreductase — MLKVIVIGAGILGASTAYHLTKLGADVTLVDRGDAGQATDAAAGIVCPWLSQRRNKAWYQLAKGGARYYPELIAQLEADGEKETGYKRVGAISLHSDINKLEQMAERARKRREEAPEIGDITILSPAETKQLFPPLSEEFGSVHVSGGARVNGRALRESLIRSSIKHGVTFLRGDASIVREETRVMGIKVGAETILADLVIVTAGAWSKELLRPLGVQFLVTPQKAQIVHLELPKSNTSQWPVVIPPSNHYILTFEDGRVVVGSTHENEAGFDNRITPGGINEILSKALEVAPGLSESTYLETRVGFRPFTPGFLPVVGALPNFDGIYLANGLGASGLTSGPYLGAELAKLVLGRRTEIDMGCYDVAGATSTIE, encoded by the coding sequence ATTCTGAAAGTAATTGTCATTGGTGCAGGGATTCTCGGTGCGTCTACCGCGTATCACTTAACAAAACTTGGTGCAGATGTCACGCTGGTGGATCGGGGGGATGCAGGTCAAGCAACGGATGCAGCAGCAGGAATTGTTTGTCCATGGCTGTCACAGCGGCGGAACAAAGCTTGGTATCAACTGGCAAAAGGTGGGGCTCGGTATTATCCTGAATTAATTGCTCAGCTAGAGGCAGACGGGGAAAAAGAGACAGGATATAAACGTGTTGGAGCAATTAGTCTTCATTCTGACATAAATAAGCTCGAACAAATGGCAGAACGAGCGCGAAAACGTCGAGAGGAAGCACCTGAAATAGGTGATATTACGATCTTATCGCCAGCAGAAACAAAACAACTTTTCCCACCTCTGTCAGAGGAATTTGGGTCTGTACATGTAAGTGGAGGGGCGCGTGTAAATGGAAGAGCATTGCGTGAATCCCTAATACGATCATCAATAAAACATGGAGTAACCTTTTTAAGAGGCGATGCGTCTATAGTTAGGGAGGAAACCCGAGTCATGGGTATCAAGGTGGGGGCTGAAACAATTTTGGCAGACCTTGTTATCGTCACTGCTGGTGCATGGTCTAAAGAGCTGCTACGTCCTTTAGGGGTTCAATTTTTAGTTACTCCACAAAAAGCACAAATTGTTCATCTTGAATTACCAAAATCAAATACGAGCCAATGGCCCGTCGTAATTCCCCCAAGTAACCATTACATATTAACCTTTGAGGATGGGCGTGTTGTGGTAGGTTCTACTCATGAAAATGAAGCTGGATTCGACAACCGAATTACGCCAGGTGGAATAAATGAAATTTTAAGTAAGGCTTTAGAAGTGGCTCCTGGTTTATCGGAAAGTACCTATCTAGAAACGAGAGTAGGTTTCCGACCGTTCACCCCTGGGTTTTTACCAGTGGTGGGAGCGTTACCTAACTTTGATGGTATATATCTTGCTAATGGTTTAGGGGCATCCGGTTTAACAAGTGGCCCGTATCTCGGGGCAGAACTGGCTAAGCTTGTCTTAGGCAGACGAACGGAAATAGACATGGGTTGCTATGATGTAGCTGGTGCAACTTCCACTATAGAATAA
- a CDS encoding kinase: MSMNEQIKKIVSKIPKLEEGKRFIIGIDGLSRSGKTTLVKHISQMLTEKKLPFYVFHIDDHIVERDRRYNTGHEEWFEYYQLQWDIQGLRDQLFEKIKGSHSFKLSFYQEESDTQMTKQINLPDPCVVIIEGVFLQRKEWSNYYDFLLYLDCPREKRFLRESSNTQKNIEKLKNRYWKAEEFYLGTERPMEKANMVFVC, translated from the coding sequence ATGAGCATGAATGAGCAAATCAAAAAGATAGTGAGTAAAATTCCCAAGCTTGAGGAAGGGAAGCGATTTATTATAGGTATAGATGGATTAAGTCGCTCTGGAAAGACAACATTAGTAAAACATATAAGCCAAATGTTAACAGAAAAAAAACTACCTTTTTATGTGTTTCATATAGATGATCACATTGTCGAAAGGGACAGGAGATACAATACAGGTCATGAAGAGTGGTTCGAATATTATCAATTACAATGGGATATTCAGGGGTTAAGGGATCAACTTTTTGAAAAAATAAAAGGTTCTCATTCATTTAAACTTTCATTCTACCAAGAAGAATCAGATACGCAAATGACCAAACAGATTAACCTTCCCGATCCGTGTGTCGTCATTATTGAGGGCGTTTTTCTACAGCGGAAAGAATGGAGTAATTATTATGATTTTCTTCTCTATCTAGATTGCCCTAGAGAAAAAAGATTTCTAAGAGAAAGTTCAAACACGCAAAAGAATATAGAGAAATTAAAAAATAGATATTGGAAAGCTGAAGAGTTCTATCTTGGAACAGAACGCCCCATGGAGAAAGCCAATATGGTTTTTGTTTGTTAA